The Ovis canadensis isolate MfBH-ARS-UI-01 breed Bighorn chromosome 18, ARS-UI_OviCan_v2, whole genome shotgun sequence genome has a segment encoding these proteins:
- the LOC138423720 gene encoding myeloid-associated differentiation marker-like has product MVTVPGLLKGLETFVAGVIFAFVIDSHLYLRQPALVWCVAVYSICFLLAAAALLLNWCDCDNRLPIAFPTFLLGLTLLSVLLYTSALVLWPLYQFDEQFGGQPERSSCNDGLIYSVCTWDQQLAVAILTAINLLIYVVDLVFLVHMVFSRTEDQLRGSQFPLLYKS; this is encoded by the coding sequence ATGGTCACTGTGCCAGGACTGCTCAAGGGCCTGGAGACTTTTGTGGCTGGTGTCATCTTTGCCTTTGTCATTGACAGCCACCTGTACCTGCGCCAGCCGGCCCTGGTGTGGTGCGTGGCCGTGTACTCCATCTGCTTCCTCCTGGCAGCCGCGGCCCTTCTGCTGAACTGGTGTGACTGCGACAACAGGCTGCCCATTGCCTTTCCCACTTTTCTTCTGGGGCTGACCCTGCTCTCTGTCCTCCTCTACACCAGTGCTCTGGTCCTCTGGCCTCTCTACCAGTTTGACGAGCAGTTTGGTGGCCAGCCCGAGCGGTCGAGCTGCAATGACGGGCTCATCTACTCTGTGTGTACCTGGGACCAGCAACTGGCTGTGGCCATCCTGACAGCCATCAACCTGCTGATTTACGTGGTCGACTTGGTGTTCTTGGTCCACATGGTTTTTTCAAGAACTGAGGATCAGCTCAGGGGCTCCCAGTTCCCTCTTCTTTACAAGTCATGA